The following are encoded in a window of Kitasatospora sp. NBC_01250 genomic DNA:
- a CDS encoding ABC transporter ATP-binding protein, translated as MASVTYDKATRLYPGGTKPAVDALDLHIEDGEFLVLVGPSGCGKSTSLRMLAGLEDVNGGAIRIGDRDVTHLPPKDRDIAMVFQNYALYPHMTVADNMGFALKIAGVNKAEIRKKVEEAAKILDLTEYLDRKPKALSGGQRQRVAMGRAIVREPQVFLMDEPLSNLDAKLRVSTRTQIAGLQRRLGITTVYVTHDQTEAMTMGDRVAVLKDGLLQQVDTPRRMYDKPANVFVAGFIGSPAMNLVEVPLVDGGVKFGGSVINIDREHLAGAGSDKTVTVGIRPEHFEIVSGGGIEGVAVTVNVVEELGADGFVYGTTKLGGEDADIVVRVHGRQIPAKGETVHVVPTGGETHVFSTSTGARLSA; from the coding sequence ATGGCTTCTGTCACGTACGACAAGGCGACCCGCCTCTACCCGGGCGGCACCAAGCCCGCCGTCGACGCGCTGGACCTGCACATCGAGGACGGCGAGTTCCTCGTTCTGGTCGGCCCCTCCGGCTGCGGCAAGTCGACCAGCCTGCGGATGCTCGCGGGCCTGGAGGACGTGAACGGCGGCGCCATCCGGATCGGCGACCGCGACGTGACCCACCTGCCGCCGAAGGACCGGGACATCGCCATGGTGTTCCAGAACTACGCGCTCTACCCGCACATGACCGTCGCCGACAACATGGGCTTCGCGCTCAAGATCGCCGGCGTCAACAAGGCGGAGATCCGCAAGAAGGTCGAGGAGGCCGCCAAGATCCTCGACCTCACCGAGTACCTGGACCGCAAGCCGAAGGCGCTCTCCGGTGGTCAGCGCCAGCGTGTCGCGATGGGCCGCGCGATCGTCCGCGAGCCCCAGGTCTTCCTGATGGACGAGCCGCTCTCCAACCTGGACGCCAAGCTCCGCGTCTCGACCCGCACCCAGATCGCCGGCCTGCAGCGCCGCCTGGGCATCACCACGGTCTACGTGACGCACGACCAGACCGAGGCCATGACCATGGGCGACCGCGTCGCGGTGCTCAAGGACGGTCTGCTGCAGCAGGTCGACACCCCGCGCCGGATGTACGACAAGCCCGCCAACGTCTTCGTCGCCGGCTTCATCGGCTCGCCCGCGATGAACCTGGTCGAGGTCCCGCTGGTGGACGGCGGCGTGAAGTTCGGCGGCTCGGTGATCAACATCGACCGCGAGCATCTGGCCGGTGCCGGCAGCGACAAGACGGTGACCGTGGGCATCCGCCCCGAGCACTTCGAGATCGTCTCCGGCGGCGGCATCGAGGGCGTGGCCGTCACGGTCAACGTGGTCGAGGAGCTCGGCGCGGACGGCTTCGTCTACGGCACCACCAAGCTCGGCGGCGAGGACGCCGACATCGTGGTCCGGGTGCACGGCCGGCAGATCCCGGCGAAGGGCGAGACCGTGCACGTGGTCCCGACCGGCGGCGAGACCCACGTCTTCTCGACCAGCACGGGCGCCCGCCTCAGCGCCTGA
- a CDS encoding nucleotidyltransferase family protein, which produces MTGYDAPAPSAAPTTPAVTQAVILAGGQGSRLRPYTDDRPKPLVEIPGTGTPIVGHQLAWLAAEGVTDVVISCGHLAEVLQAWLDQADLPLRASTVVEVEPLGRGGGLKFAAKALPRPDEPWYATNGDIWTRFSLREMAAFHHERDALATLALARPRIPWGAVETDRFGNVLDFIEAPPSPFLINAGLYVFAPGFAELLPDVGDHERTTFPQLARAKRLAGYQLPHGVYWRAIDTAKDLTEAAKELAQLQQHLGE; this is translated from the coding sequence ATGACCGGCTACGACGCCCCCGCCCCCTCCGCTGCTCCCACCACCCCCGCCGTGACGCAGGCGGTGATCCTGGCCGGCGGCCAGGGGTCACGCCTGCGCCCCTACACCGACGACCGCCCCAAGCCGCTGGTCGAGATCCCCGGCACCGGTACCCCGATCGTGGGACACCAACTCGCCTGGCTGGCAGCCGAAGGCGTGACGGATGTGGTGATCTCCTGCGGCCATCTGGCCGAGGTGCTGCAGGCCTGGCTGGACCAGGCCGACCTGCCGCTGCGCGCCAGCACCGTCGTCGAGGTCGAACCGCTGGGCCGCGGCGGCGGGTTGAAGTTCGCCGCGAAAGCGCTACCGCGCCCGGACGAGCCCTGGTACGCCACCAACGGGGACATCTGGACCAGGTTCAGCCTGCGCGAGATGGCCGCCTTCCACCACGAACGGGACGCCCTGGCGACCCTCGCGCTGGCCCGTCCGCGGATCCCCTGGGGTGCGGTGGAGACCGACCGGTTCGGCAACGTCCTGGACTTCATCGAGGCGCCGCCCTCCCCGTTCCTGATCAACGCCGGGCTCTACGTCTTCGCCCCCGGCTTCGCCGAGCTGCTGCCGGACGTGGGCGACCACGAGCGCACGACCTTCCCCCAACTCGCCCGCGCCAAGCGGCTGGCGGGCTACCAGCTGCCGCACGGCGTGTACTGGCGGGCGATCGACACCGCCAAGGACCTCACCGAGGCCGCGAAGGAACTCGCCCAGCTGCAGCAGCACCTGGGCGAGTAG
- a CDS encoding DoxX family protein, whose translation MIDAPPASAVPVADAFGRPYAALSYGGRPGLVRAGSADGGAMAGRVGAPRRKGRVTAVTWSGQAAPGDLAATQLLDAVRRGTAPAPVGGSVAAAGGAPMAGGAVGLVDSEQTQPLETMPGWDDTPAGGAYRFDSSGSYAGAQAYAGADAYAGGGSYGGTETYGGSRPYGRGAVPRQPHGWSGEPDGAERSGPGPLDGGSPDGGSRDGAPRIARQGAGQRAGSARSQSPLERARPGWQPAGALPEHSAGTAAAEENRHVWQPGRRVDLGLVLLPLRVLLGSLSVYAGFSKLCDPVYFDGGARGSMMRWLGSLHPWKVAQPLLDFAMAHPVGAGLGVAFTEVVVGVLSLLGLWQRLAAGTAMVLSAALLFTVSWRAVPVYDTPDLIFLAAWSPLLIAGAPFASLDGRLTLEAWRRYGPQQPRAVRRRVLRRGSVVAVVVIGLTLLLGSLLGAAVRTGGTLQPGPAQPSTDYGTPVWPAATGGSAGPHAPGAPAPGAPSATKPSAAASASPSGSLPPSAPPSPSPTAKSGKAAHPSPSGRGGASEAPAAGSQPGQGGSTAGSPAGAATPAGSAGSAGSAPGAGGSTGSSSSTRAPKPAPSGDGLIGGVLGSGAPSLRLPTSLGMPAGDAAGGSPTAARPVV comes from the coding sequence ATGATCGACGCGCCGCCGGCATCCGCGGTCCCGGTCGCGGACGCCTTCGGGCGCCCCTACGCGGCGCTCAGCTACGGTGGCCGGCCCGGGCTGGTCCGGGCCGGGAGCGCGGACGGCGGCGCGATGGCCGGCCGCGTGGGCGCGCCGCGCCGCAAGGGCCGGGTCACCGCGGTGACCTGGAGCGGCCAGGCGGCCCCCGGCGACCTTGCGGCCACTCAGCTGCTGGACGCGGTGCGGCGGGGCACCGCGCCGGCACCGGTGGGCGGCTCCGTGGCCGCCGCCGGGGGCGCGCCGATGGCCGGCGGCGCCGTGGGGCTGGTCGACTCCGAGCAGACCCAGCCGCTGGAGACCATGCCCGGCTGGGACGACACGCCCGCCGGGGGTGCGTACCGCTTCGACAGCTCCGGCTCGTACGCCGGGGCACAGGCCTATGCCGGGGCCGACGCGTACGCCGGCGGCGGGTCGTACGGCGGGACCGAGACGTACGGCGGCTCCCGTCCGTACGGGCGCGGAGCAGTGCCGCGGCAGCCGCACGGCTGGTCGGGCGAGCCCGACGGCGCCGAGCGGAGCGGCCCCGGGCCGCTCGACGGCGGATCACCCGACGGCGGATCACGCGACGGAGCCCCGCGCATCGCCCGGCAGGGCGCCGGGCAGCGGGCGGGGAGTGCGCGGTCGCAGTCGCCGCTGGAGCGGGCCAGGCCGGGCTGGCAGCCCGCCGGCGCGCTGCCAGAGCACTCGGCCGGCACCGCCGCCGCGGAGGAGAACCGGCACGTCTGGCAGCCGGGGCGGCGGGTCGACCTGGGCCTGGTGCTGCTGCCGCTGCGGGTGCTGCTCGGCTCGCTCTCCGTCTACGCCGGGTTCAGCAAGCTCTGCGACCCGGTCTACTTCGACGGCGGTGCACGCGGTTCGATGATGCGCTGGCTCGGCTCGCTGCACCCATGGAAGGTGGCCCAGCCGCTGCTGGACTTCGCCATGGCGCACCCCGTCGGGGCGGGTCTCGGTGTCGCCTTCACCGAGGTCGTGGTCGGCGTGCTCTCGCTGCTCGGCCTCTGGCAGCGCCTGGCGGCCGGCACCGCGATGGTGCTCTCGGCGGCGCTGCTCTTCACCGTCAGCTGGCGGGCCGTGCCGGTCTACGACACGCCCGACCTGATCTTCCTGGCGGCCTGGAGCCCGCTGCTGATCGCGGGCGCCCCGTTCGCCTCGCTGGACGGCCGGCTGACCCTGGAGGCCTGGCGCCGCTACGGTCCGCAGCAGCCCAGGGCGGTGCGTCGGCGGGTGCTGCGGCGCGGCAGCGTGGTGGCCGTGGTGGTGATCGGGCTGACCCTGCTGCTCGGCTCGCTGCTGGGCGCCGCGGTGCGCACCGGTGGCACCCTGCAGCCCGGCCCGGCCCAGCCGTCGACCGACTACGGCACGCCGGTGTGGCCGGCCGCGACCGGCGGCTCGGCAGGACCGCACGCGCCCGGTGCCCCGGCCCCCGGCGCGCCCTCGGCCACCAAGCCGTCGGCCGCAGCGTCCGCCTCGCCCTCGGGCTCGCTGCCGCCGTCCGCGCCGCCCTCGCCGTCGCCGACGGCCAAGAGCGGCAAGGCGGCCCACCCGTCCCCGTCCGGCCGGGGCGGGGCGAGCGAGGCCCCGGCTGCGGGCAGCCAGCCCGGGCAGGGCGGTTCGACCGCCGGATCGCCGGCCGGTGCCGCGACGCCGGCCGGGTCGGCGGGCTCGGCCGGATCGGCGCCCGGGGCGGGCGGCTCGACCGGTTCGAGCAGCAGCACCCGGGCGCCGAAGCCCGCGCCGAGCGGCGACGGGCTGATCGGCGGGGTGCTGGGCAGCGGGGCACCCTCGCTGCGACTGCCGACCAGCCTGGGGATGCCGGCGGGCGACGCTGCCGGTGGCTCGCCGACCGCGGCGCGGCCGGTGGTCTGA
- the rlmB gene encoding 23S rRNA (guanosine(2251)-2'-O)-methyltransferase RlmB: MAGNSQRRNRRNPGSKKGASVGTGGHSRKALQGKGPTPPGEARKGHPKQRAANAAVKRERDAKARAGMRRSGGGGRGGRGGAGAAELVVGRNSVVEALVGGVPATALYVMQFIDTDDRVREAFQAANDRGVPLMEAPRPQLDQMTGGLNHQGLVLQVPPYEYAHPEDLLEAAANLSEDALIVALDGVTDSRNLGAVVRSAAAFGAHGVVIPERRAAGMTAGAWKTSSGAAARLPVARATNLTRALETYQKAGLMVVGLAADGEAEIGDLEALTGPVVIVAGSEGKGLSRLVAETCDLRVRIPMPGQTESLNAGVAAGVVLYEASRLRARR; the protein is encoded by the coding sequence ATGGCCGGCAACAGCCAGCGCAGGAACCGCCGCAACCCCGGGTCGAAGAAGGGCGCGAGTGTCGGGACCGGCGGCCACAGCCGGAAGGCACTGCAGGGCAAGGGCCCGACCCCGCCCGGTGAGGCCCGCAAGGGGCACCCCAAGCAGCGTGCCGCCAACGCGGCGGTCAAGCGCGAGCGCGACGCCAAGGCGCGGGCCGGCATGCGCCGGTCCGGCGGTGGTGGCCGGGGCGGGCGCGGTGGCGCCGGCGCGGCCGAGCTGGTGGTCGGCCGCAACTCGGTGGTCGAGGCGCTGGTCGGCGGCGTGCCCGCGACCGCGCTGTACGTGATGCAGTTCATCGACACCGACGACCGGGTGCGCGAGGCGTTCCAGGCGGCCAACGATCGCGGCGTCCCGCTGATGGAGGCACCGCGCCCGCAGCTGGACCAGATGACCGGCGGCCTCAACCACCAGGGCCTGGTGCTCCAGGTCCCGCCGTACGAGTACGCGCACCCCGAGGACCTGCTGGAGGCCGCCGCGAACCTCAGCGAGGACGCGCTGATCGTGGCGCTGGACGGGGTCACCGACTCGCGCAACCTGGGCGCCGTGGTCCGCTCGGCCGCCGCGTTCGGCGCGCACGGCGTGGTCATCCCCGAGCGGCGGGCGGCCGGGATGACGGCCGGCGCCTGGAAGACCTCCTCCGGTGCCGCGGCCCGGCTGCCCGTGGCGCGGGCGACCAACCTGACCCGGGCGCTGGAGACCTACCAGAAGGCCGGGCTGATGGTGGTGGGCCTGGCCGCGGACGGCGAGGCGGAGATCGGCGACCTGGAGGCGCTGACCGGGCCGGTGGTGATCGTGGCCGGCAGCGAGGGCAAGGGCCTGTCGCGCCTGGTCGCGGAGACCTGCGACCTGCGGGTGCGGATCCCGATGCCGGGGCAGACCGAGTCGCTGAACGCCGGTGTGGCGGCGGGCGTGGTGCTGTACGAGGCCTCGCGGCTGCGGGCTCGGCGCTGA
- the cysS gene encoding cysteine--tRNA ligase translates to MSLRLYDTSTRQVRDFVPLVPGCVSIYLCGATVQGAPHIGHIRSNLNFDVMRRWFAYRGFEVTFVRNVTDIDDKVIRKEHELGVPWWQIAYANERAFDDGYTALGCLPPTVEPRATGHIPEMIDMMQTLIAKGHAYAADGNVYFDVKSFPQYLELSNQKLENLKQPEGEGETGKRDPRDFAMWKSAKPGEPSWTTPWGQGRPGWHLECSAMVHKYLGKAFDIHGGGLDLIFPHHENEIAQSKAFGDDFANFWVHNAWVTMSGEKMSKSLGNSVLISEMVKRWRPIVLRYYLAGPHYRSMIEYSEESIREAEAGFGRIEGFIQRVVERCGPVEPAAEVPPAFAEAMDDDFGVPQALAVVHTAVRQGNSALTADDKENAVARLAEVRAMLGVLGLDPLDPQWTGAERGEDLHGVVDSLVRLVLDQRQAARERKDFATADAIRDQLGLAGLAIEDTPSGPRWTISNQ, encoded by the coding sequence GTGAGCCTTCGCCTGTACGACACCAGCACCCGCCAGGTACGCGACTTCGTCCCGCTTGTACCGGGCTGTGTCTCGATCTACCTGTGCGGCGCAACCGTGCAGGGGGCCCCGCACATCGGGCACATCCGGTCCAACCTCAACTTCGACGTGATGCGCCGCTGGTTCGCCTACCGCGGCTTCGAGGTGACGTTCGTGCGCAACGTCACCGACATCGACGACAAGGTGATCCGCAAGGAGCACGAGCTCGGCGTGCCGTGGTGGCAGATCGCCTACGCCAACGAGCGTGCCTTCGACGACGGTTACACGGCGCTCGGCTGCCTGCCGCCGACCGTGGAGCCGCGGGCCACCGGCCACATCCCCGAGATGATCGACATGATGCAGACGTTGATCGCCAAGGGCCACGCCTACGCGGCCGACGGCAACGTCTACTTCGACGTCAAGTCCTTCCCCCAGTACCTGGAGCTCTCCAACCAGAAGCTGGAGAACCTCAAGCAGCCCGAGGGCGAGGGGGAGACCGGCAAGCGCGACCCGCGGGACTTCGCGATGTGGAAGTCCGCCAAGCCGGGCGAGCCGAGCTGGACCACCCCGTGGGGCCAGGGCCGGCCCGGCTGGCACCTGGAGTGCTCGGCCATGGTGCACAAGTACCTGGGCAAGGCCTTCGACATCCACGGCGGCGGGCTGGACCTGATCTTCCCGCACCACGAGAACGAGATCGCCCAGTCCAAGGCGTTCGGCGACGACTTCGCGAACTTCTGGGTGCACAACGCCTGGGTCACCATGAGCGGCGAGAAGATGAGCAAGTCGCTCGGCAACTCGGTGCTGATCTCCGAGATGGTGAAGCGCTGGCGCCCGATCGTGCTGCGCTACTACCTGGCCGGCCCGCACTACCGCTCGATGATCGAGTACAGCGAGGAGTCGATCCGCGAGGCCGAGGCGGGCTTCGGCCGGATCGAGGGCTTCATCCAGCGGGTCGTCGAGCGCTGCGGTCCGGTCGAGCCGGCCGCCGAGGTGCCGCCGGCCTTCGCCGAGGCGATGGACGACGACTTCGGCGTCCCGCAGGCGCTGGCCGTGGTGCACACGGCCGTCCGGCAGGGCAACAGCGCGCTGACGGCGGACGACAAGGAGAACGCGGTAGCGCGTCTGGCCGAGGTCCGTGCGATGCTCGGAGTGCTGGGGCTCGACCCGCTCGATCCGCAGTGGACCGGCGCGGAGCGCGGCGAGGACCTCCACGGCGTCGTCGACTCGCTGGTCCGGCTGGTCCTGGACCAGCGGCAGGCGGCTCGGGAGCGCAAGGACTTCGCCACCGCGGACGCCATCCGCGACCAGCTGGGCCTGGCCGGCCTGGCGATCGAGGACACCCCGTCCGGCCCGCGCTGGACGATCAGCAACCAGTAG
- the ispF gene encoding 2-C-methyl-D-erythritol 2,4-cyclodiphosphate synthase yields the protein MASDVSSPTTPGAPAPGMIIPRVGIGTDVHAFADGVPLWVGGLHWEGYEQGLAGHSDGDVIAHAACNAIFSAAGIGDLGTHFGTDRPEYAGAAGVKLLGEAARIVRAAGFEIGNIAVQVIGVRPRIGSRRQEAEEVLSAAAGAPVSVSAATTDGLGMTGRGEGLVGLATALVYPVAPRG from the coding sequence ATGGCTTCTGACGTCTCGTCACCGACGACGCCCGGGGCCCCCGCTCCCGGCATGATCATCCCCCGGGTGGGGATCGGCACCGATGTGCACGCCTTCGCGGACGGCGTGCCGCTCTGGGTGGGCGGTCTGCACTGGGAGGGCTACGAGCAGGGCCTGGCCGGGCACTCGGACGGCGACGTGATCGCCCATGCCGCCTGCAACGCGATCTTCTCGGCCGCCGGGATCGGCGACCTGGGCACGCACTTCGGCACCGACCGCCCCGAGTACGCGGGTGCGGCCGGGGTGAAGCTGTTGGGCGAGGCGGCCCGGATCGTGCGCGCGGCCGGCTTCGAGATCGGCAACATCGCGGTGCAGGTGATCGGGGTCCGGCCACGGATCGGCAGCCGGCGCCAGGAGGCGGAGGAGGTGCTCTCGGCCGCGGCCGGCGCACCGGTGTCGGTCTCGGCGGCGACCACGGACGGGCTGGGCATGACCGGCCGCGGCGAGGGGCTGGTGGGACTGGCCACGGCGCTGGTCTACCCGGTGGCGCCGCGGGGTTGA
- the ispD gene encoding 2-C-methyl-D-erythritol 4-phosphate cytidylyltransferase produces MNTTGVVAAAVVPAAGRGERLGPGAPKALRELGGAPLLVHAVRALARSRAVGLVVVAAPPQGVAEVVGLLDSHGLDGKDIRVVAGGATRQESVRLGLAVIPEQTEIVLVHDAARPLVPVEVVDAVVAAVRGGAEAVVPAVPLADTVKRVRPVPAGEPEPVLDTPDRASLRAVQTPQGFRRRVLAEVHAKALAEEAEGGSPVVTDDAGLVEHYGGQVVVVPGHEEAFKVTRPLDLVLAEAVLARRRASDGF; encoded by the coding sequence CTGAACACCACAGGAGTAGTGGCAGCGGCCGTGGTTCCGGCCGCCGGGCGGGGCGAGCGGCTCGGCCCAGGGGCGCCGAAGGCGCTGCGCGAACTCGGGGGCGCGCCGCTGCTGGTGCACGCCGTCCGTGCGCTCGCACGCAGTCGGGCCGTCGGTCTGGTGGTGGTCGCCGCGCCGCCGCAGGGTGTCGCCGAGGTGGTGGGGCTGCTGGACAGCCACGGCCTGGACGGCAAGGACATCCGGGTGGTCGCCGGTGGCGCGACCCGGCAGGAGTCGGTGCGGCTGGGCCTGGCGGTGATCCCGGAGCAGACCGAGATCGTGCTGGTGCACGACGCCGCCCGCCCGCTGGTCCCGGTCGAGGTGGTGGACGCGGTGGTGGCCGCCGTGCGCGGCGGGGCCGAGGCCGTGGTGCCGGCCGTGCCGCTGGCCGACACGGTCAAGCGGGTGCGGCCGGTGCCCGCCGGTGAGCCCGAGCCGGTGCTCGACACGCCCGACCGCGCCTCGCTGCGGGCCGTGCAGACCCCGCAGGGCTTCCGCCGCCGGGTGCTCGCCGAGGTGCACGCCAAGGCGCTGGCCGAGGAGGCCGAGGGCGGCTCGCCGGTGGTGACCGACGACGCCGGACTGGTCGAGCACTACGGCGGCCAGGTGGTCGTGGTGCCGGGCCACGAGGAGGCGTTCAAGGTCACCCGTCCGCTGGACCTCGTACTCGCCGAGGCCGTACTCGCTCGCAGGAGGGCCTCCGATGGCTTCTGA
- a CDS encoding CarD family transcriptional regulator: protein MTFKVGDTVVYPHHGAALIEAIEIRQIKGVDKTYLVLKVQQGDLTLRVPAENAEFVGVRDVVGQEGLDRVFEVLRAPYTEEPTNWSRRYKANLEKLASGDVIKVAEVVRDLWRRERERGLSAGEKRMLAKARQILVSELALAENTNEDKAETLLDEVLAS, encoded by the coding sequence ATGACGTTCAAGGTTGGCGACACGGTGGTCTACCCCCATCACGGGGCTGCACTGATCGAGGCCATCGAAATTCGCCAGATCAAAGGTGTGGACAAGACCTACCTGGTGCTGAAGGTTCAGCAGGGTGACCTCACGCTGCGAGTCCCCGCGGAGAACGCGGAGTTCGTCGGCGTGCGCGACGTGGTCGGCCAGGAGGGTCTGGACCGGGTCTTCGAGGTGCTGCGGGCACCGTACACCGAGGAGCCCACCAACTGGTCTCGCCGGTACAAGGCGAACCTGGAGAAGCTCGCGTCCGGTGACGTCATCAAGGTCGCCGAGGTCGTCCGCGACCTGTGGCGGCGGGAGCGTGAGCGCGGCCTGTCGGCCGGTGAGAAGCGGATGCTCGCCAAGGCGCGGCAGATCCTCGTCAGCGAACTGGCGCTGGCGGAGAACACCAACGAGGACAAGGCGGAGACGCTGCTCGACGAGGTGCTGGCCTCGTAG
- a CDS encoding DUF461 domain-containing protein: MSRSLRRGGTAAIVLALAAVSLSACSAGSSAETTQIKPDSPATSLGADLKLNAIVAVVDPVQTSGQPGPANLTVNISNTGANPQTLQTVTLNGATATFDDASGAPLPGGIVIPAGGAVLVGGSGQPSAVFSSVALNVGGFTPASFSFSSAGKVDTTAMVTPAAGYYASFGPASPSASASAGSSVPPSGSAAPSAGASAAGSSSASASGAPSGSPSGTPSGSPSGSPAGTTSGSTSPSAH, translated from the coding sequence GTGAGCCGCAGCCTTCGACGCGGTGGCACTGCCGCCATCGTCCTCGCCCTCGCAGCCGTCTCGCTGTCCGCCTGCTCTGCCGGGAGCAGCGCCGAGACCACGCAGATCAAGCCGGACTCGCCGGCCACTTCGCTGGGCGCCGACCTCAAGCTCAACGCCATCGTCGCCGTGGTGGACCCCGTGCAGACCAGCGGTCAGCCGGGCCCCGCGAACCTGACCGTCAACATCAGCAACACCGGCGCCAACCCGCAGACGCTGCAGACCGTCACCCTCAACGGCGCCACCGCGACCTTCGACGACGCCTCGGGCGCGCCGCTGCCCGGCGGCATCGTGATCCCCGCGGGCGGTGCGGTCCTGGTGGGCGGCAGCGGGCAGCCGTCCGCGGTGTTCTCCTCGGTCGCGCTGAACGTCGGCGGTTTCACCCCGGCCTCCTTCTCCTTCTCCAGCGCGGGCAAGGTGGACACCACCGCCATGGTGACGCCGGCCGCCGGCTACTACGCGTCGTTCGGCCCGGCCTCGCCGTCCGCCAGCGCCTCCGCGGGCTCCTCCGTCCCGCCGTCCGGCTCGGCCGCCCCGTCCGCGGGCGCCTCGGCCGCCGGCTCCAGCAGCGCCAGCGCCTCGGGGGCTCCGAGCGGCTCCCCGTCCGGCACGCCGAGCGGTTCCCCGAGCGGCAGCCCGGCGGGCACCACCTCGGGCAGCACGAGCCCGTCCGCGCACTGA
- a CDS encoding response regulator transcription factor has protein sequence MTRVLVVEDEESFSDALSYMLRKEGFEVAVAATGPDALEQFERNGADLVLLDLMLPGLPGTEVCRQLRVRSNVPVIMVTAKDSEIDKVVGLEIGADDYVTKPYSTRELVARIRAVLRRRGEDGGPGTDGGGPGALEAGPVRMDVDRHVVTVDGGKVDLPLKEFDLLEMLLRNAGRVLTRMQLIDRVWGADYVGDTKTLDVHVKRLRAKIEPDPGAPRYLVTVRGLGYKFEP, from the coding sequence GTGACCCGAGTACTGGTGGTCGAGGACGAGGAGTCGTTCAGCGACGCCCTCTCGTACATGCTTCGCAAGGAGGGCTTCGAGGTGGCCGTGGCCGCCACCGGCCCGGACGCGCTGGAGCAGTTCGAACGCAACGGCGCCGACCTGGTGCTGCTCGACCTGATGCTGCCCGGACTGCCCGGCACCGAGGTCTGCCGCCAGCTGCGGGTGCGCTCCAACGTGCCGGTGATCATGGTGACCGCCAAGGACAGCGAGATCGACAAGGTCGTCGGCCTGGAGATAGGTGCCGACGACTACGTGACCAAGCCCTACTCGACCCGCGAGCTGGTCGCGCGGATCCGCGCGGTGCTGCGCCGGCGCGGCGAGGACGGCGGCCCGGGCACCGACGGCGGCGGCCCCGGTGCACTGGAGGCGGGACCGGTCCGGATGGACGTGGACCGGCACGTGGTGACGGTGGACGGCGGCAAGGTCGACCTGCCGCTCAAGGAGTTCGACCTGCTGGAGATGCTGCTGCGCAACGCGGGCCGGGTGCTCACCCGGATGCAGCTGATCGACCGGGTCTGGGGCGCCGACTACGTGGGGGACACCAAGACGCTGGACGTCCACGTGAAGCGGCTGCGGGCGAAGATCGAGCCGGACCCGGGTGCGCCGCGCTACCTGGTGACGGTCCGCGGCCTCGGCTACAAGTTCGAGCCGTAA